In one Brevibacillus choshinensis genomic region, the following are encoded:
- a CDS encoding MgtC/SapB family protein, whose protein sequence is MEYLNVIYEQHVFMNLEMYIRVVVSAVLGLFIGWDRSHRNKPAGLKTYMYVSVACTLITLVSIYSTKMYSSPNSGTMMDPMRLAAQIVTGLGFLGAGVILKDGLQVKGLTSAAMIFFAGGIGIGIGAGFYGIVIFSVVVSFALARLSQRFEEVQHRRVESSEKTNAVKQQGVS, encoded by the coding sequence ATGGAATATTTGAATGTCATTTACGAACAGCATGTCTTCATGAATTTGGAGATGTATATCCGCGTTGTCGTCAGTGCAGTTCTCGGGTTGTTTATCGGATGGGATCGCTCCCATCGCAACAAGCCTGCTGGTTTGAAGACGTACATGTATGTATCTGTCGCCTGTACCTTGATTACGCTGGTCTCCATTTACAGCACCAAAATGTACAGCTCGCCCAATAGCGGGACGATGATGGATCCGATGCGACTGGCGGCACAAATAGTGACAGGACTTGGTTTTTTGGGCGCGGGCGTAATCTTAAAGGACGGCTTGCAAGTAAAAGGACTGACTTCTGCTGCGATGATTTTTTTCGCCGGAGGGATAGGCATCGGAATCGGTGCTGGATTTTATGGAATTGTAATCTTCTCCGTTGTCGTTTCGTTTGCTTTGGCGAGACTTAGCCAGCGCTTTGAAGAGGTACAGCACAGGCGTGTAGAAAGCAGCGAAAAAACCAATGCAGTGAAGCAACAAGGTGTGAGTTGA
- a CDS encoding MFS transporter — translation MKQKRAAQTKRALIASLIGSSIEYYDYLLFGTMASLVFNKLFFPTLDSFAGLLLAYASFGIPYLFRPLGGIIFSHIGDKLGRKKTLVVTLALMGLSTVLIGCLPDYERIGIWAPCLLVLLRLIQGIGIGGEWGGALLLAVEYSPKNKRGFGGSIPMMGSAVGMLLGTVTISIMGLLPEQQFLSWGWRVPFLLSVVLVFVGLWIRRGLEETPDFQQIKDSGSVSKFPLGETLRHYRKEVLLTIGVKLVESAPFYIFATFVISYATGQLHMDKVSVLNAVTLGTLFSAFVIPFIGMLADRIGRKRIFIVGTSGMILFAFPYFHLLSYQSVYTLTLATVLGMGLWGVITAVMGTLVSDMFGARVRYTGISVGYQVGAALAGGMAPLIATALIHSFHGSWVPVGIFLIVIGAISLISALFVPNSIPPVYSTNDRV, via the coding sequence ATGAAGCAAAAGCGGGCTGCACAAACGAAGAGAGCATTGATAGCGAGTCTGATTGGAAGTTCCATTGAGTATTACGATTATTTACTGTTTGGAACAATGGCATCTCTTGTCTTCAACAAACTCTTTTTCCCTACGCTCGATTCTTTTGCGGGATTGCTCCTTGCTTACGCTTCATTTGGCATCCCGTACTTATTCAGACCGCTCGGCGGCATTATTTTTAGCCATATCGGTGACAAGCTTGGCCGGAAAAAAACGTTGGTAGTGACGCTTGCGCTGATGGGCTTATCTACCGTGTTGATCGGATGTTTGCCTGATTATGAAAGGATCGGGATCTGGGCTCCCTGTTTATTGGTTTTACTTCGGCTGATACAAGGAATTGGGATCGGCGGAGAATGGGGAGGGGCATTACTTTTGGCGGTGGAATATTCACCCAAAAATAAGAGAGGCTTCGGCGGTAGCATCCCGATGATGGGATCAGCTGTCGGGATGCTCCTCGGAACGGTGACTATATCGATCATGGGGCTGCTCCCGGAACAGCAGTTTTTGTCTTGGGGCTGGCGAGTACCATTTTTATTGAGTGTGGTGCTGGTTTTCGTTGGTTTATGGATTCGGCGCGGTCTGGAAGAAACTCCAGACTTTCAGCAGATCAAGGACAGCGGCAGCGTTTCCAAATTTCCGCTCGGAGAGACCTTACGTCACTATCGAAAGGAAGTACTGCTGACGATTGGGGTAAAGCTGGTCGAATCAGCCCCCTTCTATATTTTCGCAACGTTCGTCATTTCCTACGCGACGGGACAGCTTCACATGGATAAAGTATCGGTGCTGAATGCGGTCACTCTGGGAACGTTGTTTTCCGCTTTCGTCATTCCTTTTATTGGGATGCTCGCGGACAGGATCGGTCGGAAGCGTATCTTCATCGTGGGAACGTCAGGCATGATTCTCTTTGCCTTTCCGTATTTTCACTTGCTCTCTTACCAGTCCGTCTATACGTTGACATTGGCCACTGTCTTGGGGATGGGGCTGTGGGGTGTGATCACTGCGGTCATGGGGACGCTTGTTTCCGACATGTTTGGTGCTCGGGTGAGATACACGGGGATTTCGGTTGGTTATCAGGTAGGCGCAGCTTTAGCGGGAGGCATGGCACCATTGATCGCGACTGCGCTCATCCACTCCTTTCATGGCTCTTGGGTTCCGGTAGGCATCTTCCTCATCGTAATCGGCGCTATTTCACTGATATCCGCCTTGTTTGTCCCAAATTCAATTCCGCCTGTCTATTCAACAAACGACCGCGTATAA
- a CDS encoding saccharopine dehydrogenase family protein produces MKVLCLGGAGRICRESILDLVQYSSFEKITVADFNETEGRAIVESLNDPRVDFVQINVRDHEDTVNKMKGYDIVMDGTTITLNGLSTACIAEAGCHGINLNGFGAEDAYHDLFQKHNKTCVPGFGMTPGVTQMMAMYAAGQMDTVESVRVSHGAFRPIAFSRSITETTTYEYDPLLPGRVVYENGEFLQVPPFARPREIVLPEPYGKTVQYIIPHAETKTLAAALADKNVQLIEVRGTWPAKNMQLVRALYDWGFMRNDAISVNGKEIGILDCISEYLFHSTEGQETELYGYSLHVEVIGVKDGRRVQHVLYHTHPASDGTVEGWEKLRAYTRNVGIPMAIATELIAKGHVKKTGVLIPEDAFEPAEIFAELEKRGIFMHEEITQLDESVQVVR; encoded by the coding sequence GTGAAAGTACTTTGCTTGGGTGGTGCCGGGAGAATTTGCCGGGAATCGATTCTGGATCTGGTACAGTATTCCAGTTTTGAGAAGATCACGGTCGCTGATTTTAATGAAACGGAAGGGCGTGCTATCGTTGAATCCTTGAACGATCCGCGCGTCGACTTTGTCCAGATCAACGTTCGCGACCACGAAGACACCGTCAACAAGATGAAAGGGTACGACATCGTCATGGATGGTACGACAATCACATTGAATGGCCTATCTACCGCATGCATCGCGGAAGCAGGCTGCCACGGAATCAATCTGAATGGCTTTGGAGCAGAAGATGCTTACCATGACTTATTTCAAAAGCATAACAAGACGTGTGTACCGGGATTTGGCATGACGCCTGGTGTCACTCAGATGATGGCGATGTATGCCGCAGGTCAGATGGATACAGTCGAGTCGGTTCGAGTCAGCCATGGCGCTTTTCGTCCGATTGCTTTTTCACGCTCGATCACCGAAACCACCACCTATGAGTATGATCCTCTTTTGCCTGGCCGAGTCGTATACGAAAACGGCGAATTCTTACAAGTCCCTCCTTTTGCCCGACCGCGTGAAATCGTTTTGCCTGAGCCTTATGGCAAGACCGTCCAATACATCATTCCCCACGCCGAGACGAAAACGTTGGCGGCTGCCCTCGCCGACAAAAACGTCCAGCTCATCGAGGTCCGCGGTACATGGCCCGCAAAAAATATGCAACTGGTCCGGGCCCTCTACGATTGGGGCTTCATGCGCAATGATGCGATTTCCGTTAATGGCAAAGAAATTGGCATCCTCGATTGCATCAGTGAATATTTGTTCCACTCCACAGAAGGCCAGGAAACGGAACTGTATGGCTATTCCTTGCACGTAGAGGTAATCGGTGTAAAAGACGGACGTCGCGTGCAGCACGTACTCTACCATACACATCCTGCTTCTGATGGAACGGTGGAAGGATGGGAAAAGCTGCGCGCCTATACCCGCAATGTCGGAATCCCTATGGCGATTGCGACTGAATTGATCGCGAAAGGCCATGTGAAAAAGACGGGCGTACTTATCCCTGAAGATGCGTTTGAGCCAGCGGAAATATTCGCTGAGCTGGAGAAGCGGGGAATTTTCATGCATGAGGAGATTACGCAGCTCGATGAGTCGGTGCAGGTGGTTAGGTAG
- a CDS encoding 2-keto-4-pentenoate hydratase: MLDCRELAIRLLKAEENHKAVSCITEKNPEFDIAMAYQVQNELVQLKKNQGHKILAYKMGITSQAKMKQMNINEPIYGYIFDYMNVPDEGELLIEDFIHPKVEAEIAFILAEDVEGPNMTMEEVLSKTEWVLPALEIIDSRYTDFVFKLPDVIADNTSAARVVFGKRRFRPNECELDEIGVTMFTNGELRADGVSAAVLGNPANSVAVLANMLSHNGKGKIAKGSIILSGGITEAIMVNKGDSVTANYDGMGSVSFQVR; this comes from the coding sequence ATGCTTGACTGCAGAGAACTGGCTATACGTTTACTCAAGGCGGAAGAAAACCACAAAGCTGTTTCTTGTATAACCGAAAAAAATCCTGAATTCGATATCGCAATGGCATATCAGGTACAAAATGAACTCGTTCAATTGAAAAAGAATCAAGGGCATAAAATCCTCGCGTACAAAATGGGCATTACGAGTCAAGCAAAAATGAAGCAAATGAATATCAATGAGCCAATCTACGGTTATATTTTTGACTACATGAATGTTCCTGATGAAGGTGAACTCTTGATAGAGGATTTCATACATCCGAAAGTAGAGGCTGAAATTGCCTTTATTCTTGCAGAGGATGTGGAAGGTCCAAATATGACAATGGAAGAAGTACTGTCAAAAACGGAATGGGTTTTACCTGCTTTAGAAATTATCGATAGCCGTTATACTGATTTTGTATTCAAGCTTCCAGACGTAATCGCGGATAACACCTCTGCGGCAAGAGTCGTTTTTGGAAAGAGACGATTTCGACCAAATGAATGTGAGCTAGATGAGATTGGTGTAACGATGTTTACAAATGGCGAATTACGAGCAGATGGAGTTAGCGCCGCAGTTTTAGGAAACCCGGCAAATTCGGTTGCCGTGCTGGCGAATATGCTTTCTCACAATGGAAAAGGGAAAATAGCCAAAGGCTCGATCATCTTATCCGGTGGGATTACAGAGGCCATCATGGTAAACAAAGGGGATTCGGTAACGGCAAATTATGATGGAATGGGCAGTGTTTCCTTTCAGGTTCGATAA
- a CDS encoding 2-hydroxymuconate tautomerase has translation MPIIQIMMLEGREQETIEQCIRNVARTVHESLGAPLSSIRVIVNEVPKNHFAVGDRLKSEM, from the coding sequence ATGCCAATCATACAAATTATGATGCTGGAAGGTAGAGAACAAGAAACCATAGAACAATGCATACGTAATGTTGCGCGTACAGTTCACGAATCACTGGGGGCCCCTTTGTCTAGCATTCGTGTGATTGTAAACGAGGTACCCAAAAATCATTTTGCGGTAGGCGATCGTTTAAAAAGCGAAATGTAA
- a CDS encoding dioxygenase family protein: MLPSFFVAHGAPLLAIEDNEYTQFLNTLGRTLPKPKAIVLFSAHWESSVQRVSDVDEYKTIYDFGGFPEALYRIEYPARGNQTITKEIEDLFTKQGIPFDVETERGLDHGAWVVLRLLYPHVDIPVISMSVNPKLTPKEQYQIGRSLSGLREKDVLIIGSGGTVHNLRALNWGAEDGEIDPWALSFDEWLESGLRNWDLESLFTYDSVAPNANLAVPPYGNEHFVPLFYAMGAADNEQTAKLLHRSYRYGNLSHSVWQFG; encoded by the coding sequence ATGTTACCGTCATTTTTCGTCGCTCACGGAGCGCCTTTACTAGCGATTGAGGATAATGAATACACGCAGTTTCTAAATACATTAGGTCGTACATTGCCAAAACCAAAAGCGATTGTCTTGTTCTCCGCTCATTGGGAATCATCCGTACAACGAGTCAGTGATGTCGATGAGTATAAGACCATTTATGATTTTGGAGGTTTTCCAGAAGCATTGTACCGGATTGAATATCCAGCTCGAGGCAACCAAACAATCACCAAGGAAATCGAAGACCTGTTCACGAAACAGGGAATCCCGTTTGATGTTGAAACGGAACGGGGCTTGGATCATGGGGCGTGGGTCGTCCTCAGGTTGCTTTATCCTCATGTAGACATTCCGGTCATTTCCATGTCTGTAAACCCGAAACTCACACCCAAGGAGCAATATCAAATCGGTAGGTCTTTATCTGGATTAAGAGAAAAAGATGTTTTGATTATTGGCAGCGGAGGAACAGTTCATAATCTTAGGGCTTTAAATTGGGGAGCAGAGGATGGGGAGATCGATCCATGGGCACTTAGCTTTGATGAGTGGCTGGAAAGCGGTTTACGTAATTGGGACCTAGAATCACTCTTTACCTACGATTCTGTAGCACCAAACGCAAACCTTGCCGTGCCGCCATATGGAAATGAGCACTTTGTTCCCCTTTTCTACGCGATGGGTGCAGCTGATAATGAGCAAACAGCGAAACTGCTACACCGCAGTTACCGATATGGAAACCTGAGCCACAGCGTTTGGCAGTTCGGATGA
- a CDS encoding alpha/beta hydrolase, protein MNSPMLYELRRPKQADPNQTYPALFLMHGIGSNEQNMLSLVDGLEEKFYIFSIRGHLPQPPGYAFFTIQGYGKPHREVFDQAVHNLTSFIDYAADQYPIDRSRLYLLGFSQGAILAKTLGLTLGNRVKGIVALSGYIPGFVKEEYRKQPVDQLSVFLSHGQFDNILPYEWGLESNDLYGSLGADVTFQTYEEGHSVSIKNQQDFTKWLLDDLKK, encoded by the coding sequence ATGAATTCACCAATGCTTTATGAACTTCGTCGACCAAAACAAGCCGACCCGAATCAAACCTATCCAGCTTTATTTTTGATGCATGGCATAGGGAGTAATGAACAGAACATGTTGTCACTCGTAGATGGACTGGAAGAGAAATTCTACATTTTCAGTATTCGGGGACATCTTCCACAGCCACCAGGATATGCATTTTTCACCATCCAGGGATATGGGAAACCGCATAGAGAAGTCTTTGATCAAGCCGTACACAACCTGACAAGCTTTATTGACTATGCTGCCGATCAATACCCGATCGATCGCAGTCGCTTGTACTTGCTTGGCTTTAGCCAAGGCGCGATTCTCGCAAAGACTCTTGGTTTGACATTGGGGAATCGCGTAAAAGGGATTGTTGCACTCAGTGGATACATCCCAGGATTCGTCAAGGAAGAATACAGGAAACAACCTGTCGATCAACTTTCTGTCTTTCTTTCACATGGTCAATTTGACAACATTCTTCCCTACGAGTGGGGCTTAGAAAGCAATGATCTCTACGGAAGCTTGGGTGCCGATGTCACCTTCCAGACTTATGAGGAAGGGCATTCGGTTTCGATAAAAAACCAACAGGATTTTACGAAGTGGCTTCTCGATGATTTGAAGAAGTAA
- a CDS encoding helix-turn-helix domain-containing protein, protein MDIGSKIRAIRKRKKITIAQMCEATGLSKGFISNVENNNTSPSFQTLQTIASFLGVPLPYLLLEKQQHMRVVRKDTRRYSSFHQLKIEHLTSKSGLRMMIVEFPPGASMGEPHSHEGEECHFVMEGRLLAEQGEDSVTLEEGDSFSWNASVPHYVKNIGDEKAVVLIAIYSDAELHDLL, encoded by the coding sequence CTGGATATTGGGTCAAAAATTCGTGCGATACGTAAAAGAAAAAAAATAACCATTGCACAGATGTGTGAAGCAACAGGACTTTCAAAGGGTTTCATCAGTAATGTGGAAAACAATAATACCTCCCCATCCTTTCAAACGCTTCAAACAATCGCCAGCTTTTTAGGGGTTCCTTTGCCTTACTTATTGTTAGAAAAGCAGCAGCATATGCGTGTTGTCAGAAAAGATACGAGGAGGTACAGTTCCTTTCATCAATTGAAGATCGAGCATTTAACTTCCAAGAGTGGACTCAGAATGATGATTGTAGAATTCCCTCCAGGGGCTTCCATGGGAGAACCACATTCCCATGAGGGAGAAGAGTGCCATTTTGTGATGGAAGGAAGACTTCTCGCCGAACAAGGAGAGGACTCCGTTACGCTAGAGGAAGGTGACTCGTTCAGTTGGAATGCGAGCGTGCCACATTATGTAAAAAATATTGGGGATGAAAAAGCGGTTGTATTGATTGCTATTTACTCGGATGCTGAACTGCATGATTTGCTGTAG
- a CDS encoding DUF4127 family protein gives MKKLRVVISTVAMATLLTGMLPFGQMSMVQAKQSSPKPIARIALVPLDDRPVNTYFPMMTSRAGGVETIMPDEDMLGHFTTPGDGEEIGDWLLDEADEVDGSVISVSMLAYGGLVASRTADQSYEDALSNIKAIKRLKAKEPKKPIYVFDTIQRLAVTATDPETLKYYDQIREWAILYDEVHNLGMTEKEDRLEELEELIPEAVLQDYLDARERNHKINSLLIDWVKDGTIDYLVLAQDDAAPHGLHRAEREALVEKAEDLHVEDRTAIFPGADEVGTVLVSRLSLEQLGIHPKVAVEYSGMDGSDWTAPFEDTTFDESVDKHIVAAGGKPVRDAADADLVLMVNTPSEPGESKADRREALDDFVAAINEHLEDGKRVAVTDVTITNKADADLIERLQDEVKLPALLSYTGWGTAGNNMGSALGQGLQRMAFLQKGNQFGIPLTVEAAEAHVNLLLSSFANDHNYRNEVMADARALVKKLGGNEWGLGDDFEEVNDFVVEELSPAVDDWYENYFANQSIDIGKRGSHTFTGKIASLDDVEIVLPWERLFEVFIGPEMTIERE, from the coding sequence ATGAAAAAGTTGAGAGTTGTGATTTCCACTGTCGCGATGGCCACGCTGCTGACAGGAATGCTGCCTTTTGGTCAAATGAGTATGGTGCAAGCCAAGCAATCGTCACCCAAGCCGATTGCCCGTATCGCCCTGGTTCCTCTGGATGATCGTCCGGTCAATACGTATTTTCCCATGATGACCTCGCGAGCCGGGGGAGTAGAAACAATCATGCCGGATGAAGACATGCTCGGGCACTTCACGACTCCGGGAGATGGAGAGGAGATCGGCGACTGGCTGCTCGACGAGGCAGATGAAGTGGACGGTTCCGTCATTTCTGTCAGTATGCTGGCGTACGGAGGGCTCGTGGCTTCCCGTACCGCCGACCAATCGTATGAAGATGCACTGTCCAACATCAAAGCCATCAAGCGATTGAAAGCAAAGGAACCGAAAAAGCCGATCTACGTGTTTGATACGATCCAGCGCTTGGCTGTTACGGCTACTGATCCTGAGACGTTGAAATATTACGATCAGATCAGGGAGTGGGCGATCCTGTATGATGAGGTGCACAATCTCGGAATGACGGAAAAAGAGGATCGTCTGGAGGAGCTGGAGGAGCTCATCCCGGAAGCTGTTCTGCAAGATTATCTGGATGCTCGCGAACGCAACCATAAAATCAATTCCTTGTTAATCGACTGGGTGAAGGATGGAACGATCGATTACCTCGTACTCGCTCAAGATGATGCCGCTCCTCATGGACTGCATCGTGCTGAACGAGAAGCGTTGGTCGAAAAAGCGGAGGACCTCCACGTCGAGGATCGAACCGCCATTTTCCCTGGAGCAGATGAAGTTGGTACCGTTCTCGTCAGCCGACTTTCTCTTGAACAATTGGGCATTCATCCCAAAGTAGCGGTCGAGTACTCTGGCATGGACGGAAGCGATTGGACTGCGCCGTTTGAAGATACGACGTTTGACGAGAGTGTGGACAAGCATATCGTCGCGGCGGGGGGAAAACCGGTGCGTGATGCGGCCGACGCTGACCTTGTCTTGATGGTCAATACTCCCTCGGAGCCTGGTGAGAGCAAAGCAGACAGAAGAGAAGCGCTGGATGACTTTGTCGCCGCGATCAACGAACATTTGGAAGATGGCAAACGCGTAGCCGTGACAGACGTGACGATCACGAACAAGGCAGATGCTGATCTGATCGAACGCCTGCAGGATGAAGTGAAGCTGCCTGCTTTGCTTTCCTATACCGGGTGGGGGACAGCAGGGAACAACATGGGCAGTGCTTTGGGACAAGGCCTTCAACGCATGGCTTTTCTACAAAAGGGCAACCAGTTCGGTATCCCCCTAACAGTCGAAGCAGCAGAGGCTCATGTGAATCTTTTGCTCTCTTCTTTTGCCAACGATCACAACTACCGCAACGAAGTCATGGCTGACGCTCGGGCATTGGTCAAAAAACTGGGTGGCAACGAATGGGGACTGGGTGATGACTTTGAAGAAGTCAATGATTTTGTCGTAGAAGAGCTGTCTCCAGCAGTGGATGACTGGTATGAAAACTACTTCGCGAATCAATCCATCGACATTGGCAAACGAGGCAGCCATACGTTCACTGGCAAAATCGCAAGCCTCGATGACGTAGAGATCGTGCTGCCCTGGGAGCGATTGTTTGAAGTATTCATCGGTCCGGAAATGACGATTGAACGGGAATAA
- a CDS encoding FAD-dependent oxidoreductase yields MDRVLEADVVVVGGGPAGINAALASGRMGAKTILIERYGFLGGMSTAALVYPWMTFHTEKGEQVIKGIAQEIVERLQERGGSPGHLRDTVGFVHTVTPYHPEIYKLLAVEMLKEAGVKLLVHSFVDQVAVEGERITAIQITTKSGKYEIRGNVFVDASGDADVAYLAGAPTSQGRESDGRTQPMTMKFRMRGVDLDQVKAYMLEHPEDFYHKTPFDQLRELPLTGVQGFYTQWKSSGVPINRDQVLFFSGPEKDEVLINCTRVQGLDGTDVEDLTEAEEVGRRQVLMMSDFLKKMVPGFSRASISAVGTQIGIRETRRISGEYSLTIEDVVQGRKFSDVIARSGYPVDIHDPSGKGVIAAEIEGDGAYDIPYRCLLPQTIENLLAAGRCISTTHEALATTRLTPSCMATGQAAGTAAAIAHLEGTIPRKIDVSKLQEALRQAQAVL; encoded by the coding sequence ATGGATCGCGTACTGGAAGCAGATGTCGTCGTCGTTGGGGGAGGGCCAGCGGGAATCAATGCAGCACTAGCTAGTGGAAGAATGGGAGCCAAAACGATTCTCATCGAACGGTATGGATTTCTCGGCGGAATGTCTACGGCGGCACTGGTGTACCCTTGGATGACGTTTCATACGGAAAAAGGGGAGCAAGTGATCAAAGGCATCGCGCAGGAGATCGTCGAGCGCTTGCAGGAGCGGGGCGGTTCTCCGGGGCATTTGCGGGATACTGTGGGATTCGTTCATACGGTCACACCGTACCATCCAGAAATCTATAAGCTTCTGGCTGTGGAAATGCTGAAGGAAGCAGGGGTCAAGCTGCTCGTGCACAGTTTCGTCGATCAGGTGGCTGTAGAGGGAGAACGGATCACCGCGATACAGATTACGACCAAGTCAGGCAAGTATGAAATTCGCGGAAACGTCTTTGTCGATGCGTCCGGTGATGCCGATGTGGCCTACTTAGCTGGCGCGCCGACGAGTCAGGGCAGGGAAAGTGACGGGCGGACGCAGCCGATGACGATGAAGTTTCGGATGCGCGGAGTTGATCTGGATCAGGTCAAAGCGTACATGCTGGAGCATCCGGAAGATTTCTACCACAAGACCCCATTCGATCAATTGCGCGAGCTGCCTCTGACGGGTGTCCAAGGCTTTTACACGCAATGGAAATCCTCAGGTGTCCCAATCAACCGCGATCAGGTCCTCTTTTTCAGCGGTCCGGAAAAGGATGAAGTGCTCATCAACTGCACGAGGGTGCAAGGGCTGGATGGAACGGATGTAGAGGATCTCACGGAGGCGGAGGAGGTAGGAAGACGTCAGGTGCTGATGATGTCTGATTTTTTGAAAAAGATGGTCCCGGGATTTTCCCGAGCCTCCATTTCAGCAGTCGGGACGCAGATTGGCATTCGTGAAACGCGCAGGATTTCGGGAGAGTACAGCCTCACCATCGAGGATGTTGTGCAGGGACGCAAATTCTCCGATGTGATTGCGCGCAGTGGTTATCCTGTCGACATCCACGATCCTTCCGGCAAAGGAGTTATCGCGGCAGAGATCGAGGGGGACGGCGCGTACGACATTCCGTATCGTTGCTTGCTGCCCCAGACAATCGAAAATCTGCTTGCCGCAGGGCGTTGTATTTCGACGACGCACGAAGCGCTGGCGACGACGAGGCTCACTCCGAGCTGTATGGCTACGGGGCAGGCAGCGGGAACAGCCGCCGCCATTGCTCATCTAGAGGGAACGATCCCGCGAAAGATCGACGTATCCAAGCTACAAGAAGCATTGCGGCAGGCTCAGGCAGTCCTGTAA
- a CDS encoding carbohydrate ABC transporter permease translates to MKNKSPGKIIGIGMNYFVLTVVSVVMLVPFLWMLSTSLKEPSKIFVFPPELIPSPLRLENYTEVLSNTPFHLFYWNSLYIAILVTIGTVLFASIAGYAFARIPFKGRNLVFLLLLSTMMIPNEVTSIPMFLFMRFLGFINTHVPLIVLPIFGAGGIFGVFVMRQFFLGIPKELEEAAMIDGCSRWRIYWSIMLPLAKPAIATLTIFTFLTSWNDFYDPLIFLNDRELMTLPLALSLFTDEAGTAWHHLMSASVMATLPLLIVFFFAQKQFIEGVSMTGMKD, encoded by the coding sequence ATGAAGAATAAGAGTCCAGGAAAAATCATCGGCATCGGGATGAATTACTTCGTGCTGACGGTCGTATCCGTCGTGATGCTCGTCCCGTTCCTGTGGATGCTTTCGACATCCCTCAAAGAGCCGTCCAAAATCTTTGTCTTTCCTCCTGAGCTGATTCCATCGCCGCTTCGGCTGGAAAATTACACGGAGGTCTTGTCCAATACGCCGTTTCATTTGTTTTATTGGAACAGCCTGTACATCGCGATTCTCGTGACAATCGGCACAGTCCTGTTTGCTTCCATTGCCGGTTATGCATTTGCGAGGATTCCTTTCAAGGGGCGCAATCTCGTCTTTTTGCTCCTGCTGTCGACGATGATGATTCCCAATGAAGTGACTTCCATTCCAATGTTTTTGTTCATGCGCTTTCTCGGCTTCATTAACACGCATGTGCCGCTAATTGTGCTCCCGATTTTCGGAGCGGGTGGCATCTTTGGAGTCTTTGTCATGCGGCAGTTTTTCCTCGGGATTCCCAAAGAGCTGGAGGAAGCTGCGATGATCGATGGCTGCTCACGTTGGCGGATCTACTGGAGTATCATGCTGCCGCTAGCCAAACCAGCGATTGCCACATTGACGATCTTCACGTTTTTGACCAGCTGGAACGACTTTTATGATCCGTTGATTTTCTTAAATGACAGAGAGCTGATGACGTTGCCGCTAGCCCTTTCCTTGTTTACGGATGAAGCAGGAACGGCATGGCATCACTTGATGAGTGCATCCGTAATGGCGACGCTGCCGCTGTTAATTGTGTTCTTCTTTGCTCAAAAGCAATTCATCGAAGGCGTATCGATGACAGGGATGAAGGATTAA